One region of Acropora muricata isolate sample 2 chromosome 13, ASM3666990v1, whole genome shotgun sequence genomic DNA includes:
- the LOC136895415 gene encoding uncharacterized protein, with translation MASGSDSFNSSLCMEEIQKYECLYNKLCKDYKNKLIRLNCWKKVGEKFQVTPDEAEKKYKYIRTSDGRWLKKRKSVPSGSGRDAVPKVPSEFENLDWLSNNINHKHVATSNLPTQEVSDIKESADLAGDTLDEGQVQETESPDSGSVRERLPSTTRSSSSSPVEQGQPKEGAKVIKKRRAWSSQKSNQDKHTKEAVDMELLKTAKSIAEGLQADPRTVTETEDEDSFYCKSLATRMRAFDPQSNSYIRMQIEQLMFQVQFGGKVSNSSLPEQNVYLSQGPYSNPSHCNRQGLLFGNSLDSYHLQNLS, from the coding sequence atggcgtcggGTAGCGATAGTTTCAACTCCAGCTTATGTATGGAAGAAATCCAAAAATACGAATGTCTATACAATAAACTTTGTAAGGATTACAAGAATAAGCTCATACGGTTGAATTGCTGGAAGAAAGTCGGGGAAAAGTTTCAGGTTACTCCAGACGAAGCGGAAAAGAAGTACAAGTATATCCGCACTTCAGACGGACGATGGCTGAAAAAGCGAAAGAGTGTGCCCTCTGGATCAGGTCGTGATGCAGTTCCAAAAGTACCGTCAGAGTTTGAGAACCTCGATTGGCTCTCAAACAATATCAACCACAAGCATGTGGCTACCTCCAATCTGCCAACTCAAGAAGTCAGCGACATTAAAGAAAGCGCGGATCTCGCTGGTGACACACTAGATGAGGGGCAGGTTCAAGAGACAGAATCACCAGATTCTGGAAGTGTAAGAGAAAGGCTACCAAGTACCACAAGAAGTTCCAGTAGTAGTCCTGTGGAACAAGGTCAACCTAAAGAGGGGGCAAAAGTGATAAAGAAGAGGAGAGCCTGGTCCAGCCAAAAAAGCAACCAAGATAAACATACCAAAGAGGCCGTTGACATGGAATTACTGAAAACTGCTAAATCGATTGCAGAAGGATTGCAAGCAGATCCGAGGACTGTCACAGAAACTGAGGACGAAGACTCGTTTTATTGCAAGAGCCTGGCGACAAGAATGAGGGCCTTTGATCCTCAAAGCAATTCATATATAAGAATGCAAATCGAACAGTTAATGTTCCAAGTGCAGTTTGGTGGGAAAGTTTCAAATTCTTCATTACCTGAACAAAACGTGTACTTGTCTCAAGGACCATATTCTAACCCTTCTCACTGTAACAGACAAGGACTGCTTTTTGGTAACTCCTTGGATTCTTATCACCTTCAAAATTTAAGTTAG
- the LOC136895416 gene encoding putative nuclease HARBI1, whose amino-acid sequence MAARNRTARIVAFYLLLLTILQRRRTREAPNARKHSFWVREMYQKREQLGAFHTLARELQLHDREYFFRFLRMSPERFEQLLSVVGPLLTKKSCRSRQTISAAERLTVTLTFLATGDSQQSQSFLFPIGRATVSHIIRETCAAIWTALQRQYVIASKTTNDWVGIANEFKEEWHFPNCIGAIDGKHVMMECPKNGGSAFYNYKGFHSIVLLAVCDAKYCFTLLDIGGVGSTNDASILSESNIGRLFEKSPSPSSFPSHSSHGSKTLPYVIVGDDIFPLKPWLMKPFPGRNLEECHRVFNYRLSRARRCIENVFGILSAKWRIFYRPIKGNVDLVKVIVAATVCLHNYLRLTANYIPAGFVDSEDIRGNIVPGDWRHEVATEGAGLRILRQNGGDRKFL is encoded by the exons ATGGCGGCGAGAAATCGAACTGCAAGGATCGTGGCTTTTTATCTTTTGCTGTTGACGATATTGCAGCGCAGAAGAACAAGGGAAGCCCCAAATGCACGTAAGCACAGTTTCTGGGTGCGAGAAATGTATCAGAAAAGAGAACAGTTAGGTGCTTTTCATACGCTGGCTCGAGAACTTCAGCTTCACGACCGAGAGTACTTCTTCAG ATTCTTGAGAATGTCTCCAGAACGTTTTGAGCAATTGTTGTCTGTCGTTGGCCCTCTCTTGACCAAGAAGTCATGCCGATCAAGACAAACTATTTCAGCAGCGGAAAGGCTAACGGTCACACTGACGTTCTTGGCAACAGGAGACTCCCAGCAGTCGCAATCATTTTTATTTCCAATTGGTCGGGCAACCGTGTCACACATTATCAGAGAAACCTGTGCAGCTATTTGGACTGCACTCCAAAGGCAATACGTGATTGCTTCTAAAACCACAAATGACTGGGTGGGAATTGCAAATGAATTTAAAGAAGAATGGCATTTTCCAAATTGTATTGGCGCTATTGACGGCAAACATGTCATGATGGAATGCCCGAAGAATGGGGGTTCTGCTTTTTATAATTATAAGGGGTTCCATAGCATCGTCTTGCTTGCTGTTTGTGATGCTAAGTACTGCTTCACTCTACTGGATATCGGAGGAGTTGGATCTACAAACGATGCCAGTATATTGTCCGAGTCAAACATAGGAAGGCTATTTGAGAAATCCCCATCCCCATCCAGTTTTCCAAGCCATTCTTCACATGGTAGTAAAACCCTTCCCTATGTTATTGTCGGTGATGACATTTTTCCCTTGAAGCCATGGCTCATGAAGCCATTCCCTGGCAGAAACTTAGAAGAATGCCATCGTGTTTTTAACTATAGACTGTCTCGAGCCAGACGGTGTATCGAAAATGTATTTGGCATCCTATCAGCtaagtggagaatattttataGACCTATAAAAGGAAACGTGGACTTAGTGAAGGTGATAGTGGCTGCCACAGTCTGTCTTCACAACTACCTTCGTCTCACTGCCAACTACATTCCTGCTGGTTTTGTGGATAGCGAAGATATTAGGGGAAACATTGTTCCCGGAGACTGGAGGCATGAAGTTGCCACTGAAGGTGCTGGTCTGAGGATTTTGAGACAGAATGGGGGGGACCGGAAATTCTTATGA